In Hirundo rustica isolate bHirRus1 chromosome 2, bHirRus1.pri.v3, whole genome shotgun sequence, one genomic interval encodes:
- the TAGLN3 gene encoding transgelin-3 isoform X1: protein MANRGPSYGLSREVQEKIEQKYDPELESRLVNWIIVQCGEQIEHPPPGRQHFQTWLMDGTLLCKLINSLHPKGNEPIAKISESKMAFKQMEQISQFLKAAEIYGVRTTDIFQTVDLWEGKDMAAVQRTLMALGSLAVTKDDGCYKGDPSWFHRKAQQNRRGFSEEQLRQGQNVIGLQMGSNKGASQSGMTGYGMPRQII from the exons ATGGCTAACAGAGGACCAAGCTATGGCTTAAGCCGAGAAGTTCAGGAAAAGATTGAACAGAAATATGACCCGGAATTAGAGTCTAGGCTGGTGAACTGGATTATTGTACAGTGTGGAGAACAGATAGAGCACCCTCCTCCTGGAAGGCAACATTTTCAGACCTGGCTGATGGATGGAACG CTGTTATGCAAGTTAATAAACAGTTTGCATCCAAAGGGAAATGAGCCTATTGCAAAGATCTCTGAATCAAAAATGGCTTTCAAGCAGATGGAACAAATATCTCAGTTCTTAAAAGCTGCCGAAATCTATGGAGTAAGAACAACAGATATTTTCCAGACAGTGGATTTATGGGaag GGAAGGACAtggcagcagtgcagagaaCCTTAATGGCTTTGGGCAGTTTGGCGGTCACCAAGGATGACGGCTGCTACAAAGGAGACCCATCCTGGTTCCACAG GAAAGCACAGCAGAATCGACGAGGATTTTCAGAAGAGCAGCTTCGGCAGGGACAGAACGTAATAGGCCTTCAGATGGGCAGCAACAAAGGAGCGTCACAGTCGGGTATGACAGGCTATGGGATGCCGAGGCAGATTATCTAA
- the TAGLN3 gene encoding transgelin-3 isoform X2, giving the protein MANRGPSYGLSREVQEKIEQKYDPELESRLVNWIIVQCGEQIEHPPPGRQHFQTWLMDGTLLCKLINSLHPKGNEPIAKISESKMAFKQMEQISQFLKAAEIYGVRTTDIFQTVDLWEGKDMAAVQRTLMALGSLAVTKDDGCYKGDPSWFHRKAISPASIVQHTGWCK; this is encoded by the exons ATGGCTAACAGAGGACCAAGCTATGGCTTAAGCCGAGAAGTTCAGGAAAAGATTGAACAGAAATATGACCCGGAATTAGAGTCTAGGCTGGTGAACTGGATTATTGTACAGTGTGGAGAACAGATAGAGCACCCTCCTCCTGGAAGGCAACATTTTCAGACCTGGCTGATGGATGGAACG CTGTTATGCAAGTTAATAAACAGTTTGCATCCAAAGGGAAATGAGCCTATTGCAAAGATCTCTGAATCAAAAATGGCTTTCAAGCAGATGGAACAAATATCTCAGTTCTTAAAAGCTGCCGAAATCTATGGAGTAAGAACAACAGATATTTTCCAGACAGTGGATTTATGGGaag GGAAGGACAtggcagcagtgcagagaaCCTTAATGGCTTTGGGCAGTTTGGCGGTCACCAAGGATGACGGCTGCTACAAAGGAGACCCATCCTGGTTCCACAG GAAAGCAATTAGCCCAGCCAGTATTGTCCAGCACACGGGATGGTGCAAATGA